In the uncultured Methanobacterium sp. genome, one interval contains:
- a CDS encoding TIGR04165 family Cys-rich peptide gives MKSEELNQACPVCGCKDKTVSQTKKKTSVDTCYIPHIPDGNVGVILCSECGHVFEYCKDRKLKQEVKKIEF, from the coding sequence ATGAAATCAGAAGAACTTAACCAGGCCTGTCCAGTATGTGGTTGCAAAGATAAGACGGTTTCCCAGACAAAGAAAAAAACCTCGGTTGACACCTGTTATATTCCACATATCCCTGATGGTAATGTGGGAGTAATACTCTGCAGTGAATGTGGACATGTATTTGAATACTGCAAAGACCGGAAGTTAAAGCAAGAAGTAAAGAAAATTGAATTTTAA
- a CDS encoding arginase family protein: protein MEKNINNEQLKLSNHIDIYSNEKYRSFVQKMYENGNEQMFAPVYSGIPTFWRTKSCPYFSEIDIALAGYPVDLASGVPGARMGPRAIMDKSSYTGGYMNHSNGIIPFDICKVADVGDVPLKNSYSIDEINRDTEEFFKEIWDDGAHPITAGGDHSGTYPILKALGEEKPVGLVHFDAHCDTARAINGGQNFSGSILYHAVEEGVLDPLRTVQIGIRGSMEPLWDFSYETGMRVLHIEEFRQMSVLNVIDEVRQVIGKGPTYITIDIDALDPAYAPATEIPTPGGLTTFEMQQIIRGLQGANLVGGDVMELSPPLDGANGVTAMTCAFMMFEILCVVADSVASKRKNTGC, encoded by the coding sequence ATGGAAAAAAATATCAATAATGAACAATTAAAGCTTTCCAATCATATTGATATTTACAGTAATGAAAAGTATCGTAGTTTTGTCCAGAAAATGTATGAAAATGGTAATGAGCAGATGTTTGCACCAGTTTACTCGGGTATTCCCACTTTCTGGCGCACTAAATCCTGCCCATATTTCAGTGAAATTGATATTGCCCTGGCCGGATACCCGGTTGATCTGGCATCTGGAGTTCCAGGTGCTCGTATGGGGCCACGAGCCATAATGGATAAATCAAGTTATACTGGGGGTTATATGAATCATTCCAATGGAATTATACCCTTTGACATCTGCAAAGTGGCTGATGTGGGGGATGTCCCTTTAAAGAATTCATATTCCATTGATGAAATTAACCGGGATACTGAAGAATTTTTTAAAGAGATCTGGGATGATGGTGCCCACCCCATTACTGCGGGTGGTGATCACTCCGGAACTTATCCAATATTAAAGGCCCTTGGAGAAGAAAAACCAGTGGGCCTGGTGCATTTCGATGCCCACTGTGATACTGCCCGGGCCATTAACGGTGGTCAAAATTTCAGTGGTAGTATCCTGTATCATGCAGTTGAGGAAGGAGTGTTGGATCCCCTGAGAACGGTTCAGATAGGTATTCGAGGTTCCATGGAACCGTTATGGGATTTTTCTTATGAAACGGGCATGAGAGTATTACATATTGAAGAATTTCGTCAGATGAGTGTTTTAAATGTTATTGACGAGGTTAGACAGGTGATTGGTAAGGGCCCCACCTATATAACTATTGATATTGATGCACTGGATCCTGCTTATGCACCGGCAACTGAAATACCCACGCCTGGAGGTTTGACCACATTTGAAATGCAACAGATAATTAGAGGACTTCAGGGAGCAAACTTAGTGGGCGGTGATGTTATGGAGTTATCCCCTCCTTTAGACGGGGCTAACGGTGTCACTGCAATGACCTGTGCTTTTATGATGTTTGAAATTCTGTGTGTTGTAGCCGATTCAGTTGCATCCAAACGAAAAAATACTGGTTGTTAA
- a CDS encoding peptidoglycan-binding domain-containing protein: protein MVIPAVGAAESSDTGNTVVTNASTGQDLKIGMTGDNVTELQTWLQTQGFYKGKIDGEFGNYTEQAVKAFQQYVGIKEDGVVGNISRQSMKDLVNGNIQTSTGSSSSSYSKTGSSTSSGAAYGTSKSYSNSYSSGSSGWSSGKGTGDCWDNSAALYGELTASGQSARIVQYANSYVSNHRSVQVWDGSSWVDYDYKGNGYSNRYYATSGSSSGTVIASS, encoded by the coding sequence ATGGTAATCCCAGCTGTGGGAGCCGCGGAAAGTTCAGATACTGGAAATACGGTCGTGACCAACGCGAGCACAGGCCAAGACTTGAAAATAGGAATGACTGGAGATAATGTCACCGAACTACAGACCTGGTTACAAACTCAGGGATTCTACAAAGGTAAAATCGATGGTGAATTCGGAAATTACACTGAACAGGCAGTCAAAGCATTCCAGCAGTATGTTGGAATCAAAGAAGACGGAGTTGTGGGTAACATTTCTCGTCAGAGCATGAAAGACCTGGTCAATGGAAACATCCAAACATCCACCGGTAGCTCAAGTAGTTCCTACAGTAAAACAGGTAGTTCAACATCATCTGGTGCAGCATACGGAACCAGCAAATCTTACTCTAACTCATATTCTTCCGGCAGTAGCGGATGGAGCAGTGGAAAAGGAACTGGAGATTGTTGGGATAACAGTGCAGCCCTTTACGGCGAACTAACCGCTTCTGGTCAGTCTGCTAGGATCGTTCAGTATGCTAACAGCTACGTTTCTAACCATCGTTCTGTACAGGTTTGGGATGGTAGCAGCTGGGTTGACTATGACTACAAAGGAAATGGCTACTCAAACAGGTACTATGCTACCAGTGGTAGTTCATCTGGAACAGTTATAGCAAGTAGTTAA
- a CDS encoding transposase translates to MISEIYYSPVYSGVSKQLNLLDFNFKNSKIQCLKSVLNKNSELKENKLVKFIERTYYYVKIAINKYSNDFSNHLYSQHALFTILAMKIYTKSTYREIIDFIDVSDIIKKYLRIKKVPHFTTIQKFFKRLPSKQIREINHLILSLNDIKADIIALDGSGFTNDYADKYYAKIRQKERKSYIKNHLTIDVKTRLILYYQTSRGPKYDTQFAKPALRQIKKYKPDYIVADKAYDTEPIRKCINEELKAFDQIPLKNRAKKGQYRLKSPTIFRNKIYAKRNNIESIFSTIKRKFNGTNHSRSTKLSNKETKLKNTIYNIYRTTQIN, encoded by the coding sequence ATGATTAGCGAAATCTATTATTCCCCTGTTTATAGTGGAGTTTCAAAGCAATTAAATCTTTTGGATTTTAATTTTAAAAATTCTAAAATTCAATGTTTAAAAAGTGTTTTAAACAAGAATAGTGAATTAAAAGAAAATAAACTGGTGAAATTCATCGAAAGAACGTATTATTATGTTAAAATAGCGATAAATAAGTATTCTAATGATTTTTCAAATCATTTATATTCACAACATGCTTTATTCACGATATTGGCAATGAAAATTTACACAAAATCAACATATCGTGAAATAATTGATTTTATTGATGTTTCAGACATAATTAAGAAATATTTGAGAATAAAAAAGGTTCCACACTTTACAACGATCCAAAAATTTTTTAAAAGACTACCTTCAAAACAAATTAGAGAAATTAACCATTTAATATTATCATTAAACGATATTAAAGCAGATATAATAGCATTAGACGGCTCTGGTTTTACGAATGATTATGCAGACAAGTATTATGCAAAAATACGGCAAAAAGAAAGAAAAAGCTACATAAAAAACCATTTAACAATAGACGTAAAAACACGCCTTATTTTATATTATCAAACATCACGTGGACCAAAATACGACACACAATTTGCAAAACCTGCATTAAGACAAATCAAAAAGTATAAACCAGATTACATAGTAGCAGACAAAGCATATGACACAGAACCAATAAGAAAATGCATAAATGAAGAACTCAAAGCATTTGACCAAATACCACTCAAAAACAGAGCAAAAAAAGGACAATACAGACTAAAAAGCCCAACAATATTCCGAAACAAAATATACGCAAAAAGAAACAATATAGAAAGCATATTTTCAACAATAAAAAGAAAATTCAACGGCACAAACCATAGCAGAAGCACAAAACTATCAAACAAAGAAACCAAACTCAAAAACACAATATACAACATCTACAGAACAACACAAATCAACTAA
- a CDS encoding peptidoglycan-binding protein: MVIAWCALFMVIPAVGAVESSDTGNTVVTNTIADQNLKIGMTGENVTELQTWLQNQGFYKGIIDSQYGNYTEQAVKAFQQYMGIKEDGIVGPITRQAMENLINGNMDTTSSYSKSAYGASKSYSNSYKSSKNGWSNGRGVGDCWDNSYALANQLRAAGYTVRIVQYSNSYVNNHRSVQIYQNGQWVDYDYKSNGYSNRYYAQQNKPGMTVI; encoded by the coding sequence ATGGTAATTGCATGGTGTGCACTTTTCATGGTCATTCCTGCAGTAGGAGCCGTGGAAAGTTCAGATACTGGAAATACGGTCGTGACCAACACAATCGCAGACCAAAACTTGAAAATAGGAATGACTGGAGAAAATGTTACCGAACTCCAGACCTGGTTACAAAATCAAGGATTTTACAAAGGCATAATTGACAGTCAATATGGTAACTACACTGAACAGGCAGTCAAGGCGTTTCAACAGTATATGGGTATAAAAGAAGATGGTATTGTTGGCCCAATAACCCGCCAAGCTATGGAAAACCTGATAAATGGAAACATGGATACCACCAGTTCATACAGTAAATCTGCATATGGTGCCAGTAAGTCCTACTCAAACTCCTATAAATCCAGTAAAAATGGATGGAGTAATGGAAGAGGTGTAGGGGATTGCTGGGATAACAGTTACGCACTTGCTAATCAGCTAAGAGCTGCAGGTTATACAGTAAGAATAGTCCAGTACAGCAATAGTTATGTCAATAACCATAGATCTGTTCAGATTTACCAGAATGGTCAATGGGTTGATTATGACTACAAAAGCAATGGATATTCAAACCGATACTACGCTCAGCAAAACAAGCCCGGAATGACTGTAATTTAA